The following DNA comes from Bacteroidota bacterium.
GCTTCCTGCCAGTAGCCTGTAGTAGGTCTTTCCATCGTGTTCTGTGACTTCTTTTCGGCAATAATGGCCGGTGGCAATATAATCAGCATTAAATTTTTCGGCTGCTTTTACAAATTCGTCAAATTTGATTTCACGGTTGCACAATACATCGGGATTTGGGGTTCTCCCCTGGGCATATTCGTTGAACATATAATCAACGACTCTTTTTCTATAATTTTCGCTTAAATCAACAGAATAAAAGGGGATACCTATTTTTTTTGAGGCCAGTTCAGCAAAAATAATATCATCACTCCATGGACAATCCCCTTCAAGGGTGCCTGTCGTATCTTTCCAATTGATCATGAATAAGGCAATTACATCATAGCCCTGCTGTTTTAACAGGTATGCAGCAACACTAGAATCTACCCCACCTGACATTCCAATTACTACTCTTTGCATAAAATTTTATATATTTGCCCGCAAAGATACAAAGCATTAAAGAATTTCTGTAAAATGAATTGTAGATTGAATCATTAAGTATTTCATTTAGTTAAAAACTAATATGAAAAGATTTACTCTTTCTACATAAAAAAATTAATTAAAATAATTTGTTTGTTTTATAAAAAGCTTTATTAACTTTGCAAGCAAATCCTAAACAATAATTTTTATTAATAATCTTAAACTGTATTTAAAATGAAAAAATTAGCATTGCTTTTCGCTGGTGTTGCTTTTGTAAGTGTTATCGCTTTAACAAGTTCATGCAAAGGTTCTTCTGACAAAGCTCAGACTACCACAACTGATACTACTGCTGCTCCTGCTGCTGCTCCTGCTGCTGATACCGCCGCTGCTGCTGCTCCTGCTGCTGATACCACTGTTGCAAAGTAATTTCAACGAAAAAATCTTTAAAAAAAACAGAACTTCGGTTCTGTTTTTTTTTTGCCTGTTTTTGGGCAATGAAATAAAAAAACCTCACTTCATCATTGAAGTGAGGTTTTTTTAAGGCCGAATGATATTAAAATCTTTCGTAATCTTTATCCAAACGGCTGTTTTCTGACAATTTGATATTATAACCTTTGAATTTTCCTGCTGGTGCAGGTTTTTTGACAGTCGTTGTTTTTACTGTATTTATTTCTGATGTTTTTATCGTTGGAGCAGATATTTTGGCTGTTGTCTTATGGATGGAAGGAGAAAAATTGAAATTTGAAGCTTTCATTCCGGCATTATTCAATTTAAAATAAGAAACAAGCGATTTTAACTGCTCGGATTGTGAGGACAATTCCACTGAATTGGTGGCGATCTCTTCAGAAGCAGCAGCATTTTGTTGGGTAACATTATTAAGTTGCTGAATGGCGTTGTTGATCTGACTGCTTCCCGAGTTTTGTTCAGCACTTGCTGCTGCAATTTCCTGGACTAATTTCGTCGTCCTTAATATTTCCGGAGAAATTTCTTCAAAAAGCTTTGCCGCATCCTGGGTGTTTTTAACACTTTCTGAAGAAAGTTTCTGAATTTCATCTGCAGCAAGTTTACTGTGTTCTGCAAGCTTTCTGACTTCACCGGCAACCACTGCAAATCCTTTTCCATGTTCACCTGCACGGGCTGCTTCAACAGCTGCATTTAGGGCCAGGATATTTGTTTGAAAAGAGATATCATTGATAATTGTGATTTTTTCTGCAATTTCATGAATCGATTTCAGGCTTTGTTCAGCAGCTTTGCTCATTATTTCTATTTTTTCAACCACTGAATTGGCGATTTTTTCCGATTGCTGCGCATTTTCTGAATTTTGTTGAATATTGGCTACCATTTCTTCCATAGACGAGGATACCTCTTCGGTAGAAGAAGCCTGCTCGGATGCACCCTGCGACATGATCTGTGCATTATTGCTTAGTTCACTGCTTGCACCCACAATGCTTTCAGATGCCGTCATTATGCTGGATATTACTTCATTTAATTTCTTGGTATGTTCATTTAAGGCTTTATCTATTTGTCCAATTTCATGGTTGTTCTCATCAGCTTTTTCATTGAAATTCACATTGATATCTCCTTTGCTCAATAATTCAATTTTTTGAACCAAAGAAGTCAAAGGAATTTTTAATACTTTGTTTAAAAGATAACAACTGAAAGTTGCACAAATAATCCAGACCGGGATTGACCATATTAAATGTATGATTCCGTCTGCTGCAACAAAAAATATCGTAATTGCAGTTACAACCACATTAAATATGGTAATTAATCCAATATTAAAAGCAATGGATTTTTTAAAGGTGAAATTTAATAAGACTACAAGTGCAGGAACTATTACAAAAAAAAGTAGTAGAATGAAAATTAATAAGTTGCTCATTTTACGGAATTTTAATTTGAGAAATATTTAGACAATATAATAAAATACTAAAATTTTTATTCAACCGTTTAAAATATTCATGGAATATGTTGTTTCCAACTATATACCAACAAAGATAAAAAAAAACCAAAAGGATGTTCCGGGAGTATAATTGGCATGAACCCTCTTGTTTTTATGATATTTATCAATAAAATCCTGATGTTAAATGATATATAAAACATAATTACAATATCAAATCCCTGAAAGTTTTTCTAAATATTAGGATATTCCCTAAAGAAATCAGAAATTAAATACGAGAATAATTAATAAAAGTTTTATAAAATCTTTATTACATTTGCCTTCAAAAATTTAAAAAATATGCTTACTTCAGTCATTCTTCAAATCACAAGTCCTGTTACTTCCAATCTGGTAAAGGTTGCCCCCAGGCAGAATATCATTGATCTAATGATGAAAGGTGGATGGATTATGGTTCCATTGGTTATTCTTTCAATTTTTGCGGTTTATTTTATCATTGATATTTATTTTCTCGTGAAAAAATCATCCAGGGTGGATAAGAATTTCATTCCTGGTTTAGTCGATATGATTAAAGACGGAAAAATTGATTCCGTGAAAATGATGTGCAATTCTTCCAGTTCTTCTCTGGCCAGAATAATAGGAAAGGGGTCTGAAAAAATCGGACAACCCATCAGCGAAATTGAATCATCCATGGAGTTGGAAGCCAGGTCAGAAAAAGCCAGGCTGGAAAACAACTTGTCTTTTTTGGGCGTTATTTCCTCTATTGCTCCTATGTTTGGCTTTTTAGGAACAATCTTCGGTGTGATAAAAATCTTTTACAATATCTCCTTAGCAGATAATATCAGCATAGGAATTATTTCAGGCGGACTTTATCAGAAGATGATCAGCTCGGCTTCAGGTTTGCTTATTGGTATTTTTGCCTATGCCGGTTTCCAGTATTTAAGGATCAGAATAAGCAGATTAATGGTACAAATTGAGAAGGACTCAAATACTTTTATTGAAGTGCTTAAAGAACCTGTAAAGTAGTGTTACTTCGGTTAGATTTTTCTTTTAAAGGACCTAAAATTTAGAATTAAATGAAAATAGATAGAAGTACCAACAGTGATGCAGAAGTTTACCTGGGATCATTTAACGACATCATGTTTTTTCTCTTGTTGTTTTTCCTGATAGTCTCAACAATGGTAAACCCTTCAGTGATTAAATTGATGTTGCCCAAAGCTTCATCGGGCCAAACTATTTCCAAGGTGAACATCAATTTATCGGTTACCAAAGACCTGCATTATTTTTTAAATGATAAGCCTATTTCATTTCAGGAAATAGAACCTACACTTACTGCTTTAATTAAGAATAATAAGGAACCAACCGTTATTCTGAGAACGGATAGTGAGTTGACTATCCAGCAAATCGTGGATGTTTTAGAAATAGGTAACCGTCTTAAAATAAAAATGGTACTTGCCACTCAATCAAGACAATGAGTGGCAAATACCATTAATTTTTTAATCCCTTCTTTTTTATTCCCATTCAATAGTGGCAGGTGGTTTTGAACTGATATCAAAGACCACACGATTCACACCTTTTACATTATTAATAATTTCATTGGAAATTTTCTGAAGAAATTCATAAGGCAGATGCGACCAGTCTGCTGTCATACCGTCTGTAGATGATACGGCACGCAAGGCAACTACATTTTCATAAGTCCTTTCATCACCCATTACGCCCACGGACTGTACTGGCAGTAAAATAGCTCCGGCCTGCCATACCTTATCATATAAACCGGAATCCCTTAAGCCTTGAATATAAATTGAATCAACTTCCTGAAGAATCTTGACTTTCTCCCGGGTAATTTTACCGATAATCCGTATTGCCAGGCCTGGTCCGGGGAAAGGATGGCGTTTAAGTATCACATCATCAATTCCAAGAGCTGTACCAACGAGGCGAACCTCGTCTTTAAAAAGAAGATGCAGGGGTTCTATAACTTTTAATTTCATGGTTTTGGGCAGCCCGCCAACATTGTGATGCGATTTTATTTTGGCTGATGGGCCATTAACCGACATGGATTCTATAACGTCAGGATAAATAGTGCCCTGGGCCAGCCATTTTACATCTTTGATCTTTTGTGCTTCTGCATCAAAAACTTCAATGAAATCGCGGCCGATAATTTTCCTTTTTTTCTCCGGTTCATCAACACCGCTTAAGTCATCGAGAAATTTATCTTTTGCATTTACCCCGATCACGTTGAGCCCCATGTTTTTATATGACTGCAGTACCTTTTCGAATTCGTTTTTGCGCAATAAACCGTTGTCAACAAATATACTGGTAAGGTTTTTACCTATGGCCCTGTGCAAAAGTACCGCAGTAACTGATGAGTCGACTCCCCCGGATAATCCCAATACTACTTTATCATCGCCGATTTTGCTCTTAAGTTCAGCAATGGTGCTTTCGATAAAGGAGGCCGGAGTCCAGCTCCGCGTACAATGACAAATACCTGAAATGAAATTTTCCAGCAGTTTTAATCCTTCCGTGGTGTGATAAACCTCAGGATGGAATTGGATTCCATAAGTATTTTCTCCTTCAATTTTAAATGCTGCAACCTTTACATCGCTTGTAGATGCAATAATCTTGAAATTAGCCGGGATTTTTGTGATGGTATCTCCATGTGACATCCATACCTGCGTATTTAAGGTAAGGGATTTTAATAAATCGCTTGTTGCGTCAATGGTTTCCAGATTTGCACGGCCATATTCCCTGTGTTCCGATGGCATTACTTCACCTCCTGAGGTGTGGGCCAAATATTGAGCTCCATAACAAATACCCAGTAAGGGAAGTTTCCCTTTTATCATTGAAAGATCCGGAGAAGGAGCGTTTTCTTGCCGCACTGAAAAAGGGCTTCCCGAAAGAATAACCCCTTTTACATTTTCATCTATCTGTGGTATTTTATTAAAAGGATAAATTTCACAATACTCATTCAATTCTCTTACCCGGCGGGCAATCAGTTGGGTGTATTGTGAGCCAAAATCGAGAATAACAATTTTTTCCTGCATATAGCTGATATTAAACTATTTAAATTTTTTCAATAAATCTTTCACAGCATCTTTATGTACGGTGAAATTGATCATTTTCAATTTTACAAAGTCTTCATGGAAGAAATAATATCCAAATTCGGGTTTGCTCGAATCATTATTCCTGGAACCTGCACTTGAATCTTTAATTAGATACCAGTCTTTGCCATCTTTTTCTGTATATCCCACCAGGTGCATCCCATGATCATCGGTAGTGGTCTGGTTTGAAAACCTGAACTGACGTGCATCATCATTGATATAAGCCGAAGGAATATCGAAGTCTGGGATAACCGCTGCCTGGGTATCCCTGTCGAAACCTGCTTCAGAAACATCGCCGCCAATAGCCATTGAATAACCATGCCTGATGGCCGATTTTAATGCTGCCATAAAATCTTTCAGGGGAACATTATAATATTCTTTGTTGTGCCACCAGTTGTCCGGTACTTTATATTCAACTTGTTTGTAAAAGGGCTCCTGTTCAAGTGAAAGAATATCAACATAGTCGTCAAGATCAAGTTTCAGAACTTCTTTGAGATATTGCTGAGGAGTATAATTTTTACCATTTACTTTAACGGTGGCAGGAGGAACTCCAATATAATGGTTCAGGATAGATTTAATGGTAGCAAGAGCTTCATCTTCATCCCATGCATTAGATGTTTTTAGCGAATTGAGATAAGCTTTCATTTCATTGGCCAATTTTTCATGGTTGTAGAATTTACGGCCTTCCGGCAATCCTTTGAAATCTGCTTCAGGAACAATGCCATATTGTTTCCAGATCCTTGCCAAGGCATTGCATTCTGAACCTTCGTCAAATACGGAATTTCCCCTTTCTTCTACAAACCTTCTTGCCTTTTCAACATATTCCCAATATACGGTGTACATTTCAGACAGTTTGACTTTTTGTTTGGTCAAACGGTATATTTCTGATTCGTAAAATGAAGTGGTTGAGAAACACCAGCATGTACCAGTGTTGCCTTGTGAAATGGGAGGATTGTGCCAAAAGGGATTTGAATAAAAACTTACTTTGTTGGGCAGGCTCATACCCGAAAAGTCCATTTTGAAAATCTTGGGCTTTTCAACGGGTTCTGATTGCTCTTCAACATCCCTGTTATCTTTTAAAATGGAATTCTGATAAAATCCCGGTTTATACTCTCTGAAAACACCCTTGTCAAATTTGTCTTGCGCAAATGTGGCACTGCTGATCAAAATTGCAGCAAATAATAAATATTTTTTCCTCATATTCTTATTTTTTTAAGTTGCAAAATTACTTATTATTTCAGATCTTAAATAACATTGCCTGAAAAACATCGAATAAGGGTTTGAAAAAATGATTTTTGATTTATGCTGCTATTGAAACAATTGATTCGTTTTTGTAGAGAAAAATCAATTTGTAGTTTCTCCTAATTATTGATAATTTTATGAAAGGGAAGCCTTAACTGATATGTATAAAGAATAATGAAAAAACATTCGCCTTTAAACTCATCGGTCTTTTGTATTGCTCATGATTTACTCAGCGAAAGAATGATTTATTCCAATTATGCCGGGATGAATATGGGTTTTATAGAGTATGGACATGGAATGGGAATTTGATCAAATGTTTGAATTTTTTGTTTATATATTGAATATTTACTGTTGTACTTTAGCTTTCCTACTTTTTCTTATTTCTGACCGATGTTATTTCTGTAAAATAGTAACTTTGCTTCATCTTGTCAACATGTGAGCCGGATGAATTCCCCGGTATGGAATTCAGTTGAAAAAGGAATTCCATTAATTGGGTGAAGCAATCACAAAGAATCGAACAGGTAAATTATTTGAATTAAAATGGCAGAAAAAACAAAGCCCGAAACTATAAACCGTTATTTTATTCAACTAAACTATAAAGGAACACGCTATCATGGCTGGCAGATCCAGGAAAATGCCAATAGTGTCCAGGCAGAACTTAACCAAAAATTATCCCTGATGCTGGGCGAAACAATAGAAACAACCGGGGCGGGAAGGACAGACACCGGTGTCCATGCCCTTTATTATATTGCTCATTTCGATTCTGCCAATTTGGAGCGGATCGCAGCGCAATTCACTTTGAAAAACCCATGGGGAAAAGATGCTTACCAGGTGTTTGTTCAGAAACTCAATGGTTTCCTGTCACCTGATATTGCCGTTCAACAAATATTCAAGATGCATCCCAATGCTCATGCACGTTTTGATGCTTTGTCCCGCACTTACGAATACCATATCACCAGGTTCAAAAATCCTTTTTTGAATGATTATGCCTATTACTTAAGAGGTAAACTGGATGTAGAACTAATGAACCGTATGGCCAGGGAACTTTTTTCCTACC
Coding sequences within:
- a CDS encoding methyl-accepting chemotaxis protein, encoding MSNLLIFILLLFFVIVPALVVLLNFTFKKSIAFNIGLITIFNVVVTAITIFFVAADGIIHLIWSIPVWIICATFSCYLLNKVLKIPLTSLVQKIELLSKGDINVNFNEKADENNHEIGQIDKALNEHTKKLNEVISSIMTASESIVGASSELSNNAQIMSQGASEQASSTEEVSSSMEEMVANIQQNSENAQQSEKIANSVVEKIEIMSKAAEQSLKSIHEIAEKITIINDISFQTNILALNAAVEAARAGEHGKGFAVVAGEVRKLAEHSKLAADEIQKLSSESVKNTQDAAKLFEEISPEILRTTKLVQEIAAASAEQNSGSSQINNAIQQLNNVTQQNAAASEEIATNSVELSSQSEQLKSLVSYFKLNNAGMKASNFNFSPSIHKTTAKISAPTIKTSEINTVKTTTVKKPAPAGKFKGYNIKLSENSRLDKDYERF
- a CDS encoding MotA/TolQ/ExbB proton channel family protein is translated as MLTSVILQITSPVTSNLVKVAPRQNIIDLMMKGGWIMVPLVILSIFAVYFIIDIYFLVKKSSRVDKNFIPGLVDMIKDGKIDSVKMMCNSSSSSLARIIGKGSEKIGQPISEIESSMELEARSEKARLENNLSFLGVISSIAPMFGFLGTIFGVIKIFYNISLADNISIGIISGGLYQKMISSASGLLIGIFAYAGFQYLRIRISRLMVQIEKDSNTFIEVLKEPVK
- a CDS encoding biopolymer transporter ExbD, with amino-acid sequence MKIDRSTNSDAEVYLGSFNDIMFFLLLFFLIVSTMVNPSVIKLMLPKASSGQTISKVNINLSVTKDLHYFLNDKPISFQEIEPTLTALIKNNKEPTVILRTDSELTIQQIVDVLEIGNRLKIKMVLATQSRQ
- the guaA gene encoding glutamine-hydrolyzing GMP synthase; this encodes MQEKIVILDFGSQYTQLIARRVRELNEYCEIYPFNKIPQIDENVKGVILSGSPFSVRQENAPSPDLSMIKGKLPLLGICYGAQYLAHTSGGEVMPSEHREYGRANLETIDATSDLLKSLTLNTQVWMSHGDTITKIPANFKIIASTSDVKVAAFKIEGENTYGIQFHPEVYHTTEGLKLLENFISGICHCTRSWTPASFIESTIAELKSKIGDDKVVLGLSGGVDSSVTAVLLHRAIGKNLTSIFVDNGLLRKNEFEKVLQSYKNMGLNVIGVNAKDKFLDDLSGVDEPEKKRKIIGRDFIEVFDAEAQKIKDVKWLAQGTIYPDVIESMSVNGPSAKIKSHHNVGGLPKTMKLKVIEPLHLLFKDEVRLVGTALGIDDVILKRHPFPGPGLAIRIIGKITREKVKILQEVDSIYIQGLRDSGLYDKVWQAGAILLPVQSVGVMGDERTYENVVALRAVSSTDGMTADWSHLPYEFLQKISNEIINNVKGVNRVVFDISSKPPATIEWE
- a CDS encoding C1 family peptidase; the encoded protein is MRKKYLLFAAILISSATFAQDKFDKGVFREYKPGFYQNSILKDNRDVEEQSEPVEKPKIFKMDFSGMSLPNKVSFYSNPFWHNPPISQGNTGTCWCFSTTSFYESEIYRLTKQKVKLSEMYTVYWEYVEKARRFVEERGNSVFDEGSECNALARIWKQYGIVPEADFKGLPEGRKFYNHEKLANEMKAYLNSLKTSNAWDEDEALATIKSILNHYIGVPPATVKVNGKNYTPQQYLKEVLKLDLDDYVDILSLEQEPFYKQVEYKVPDNWWHNKEYYNVPLKDFMAALKSAIRHGYSMAIGGDVSEAGFDRDTQAAVIPDFDIPSAYINDDARQFRFSNQTTTDDHGMHLVGYTEKDGKDWYLIKDSSAGSRNNDSSKPEFGYYFFHEDFVKLKMINFTVHKDAVKDLLKKFK
- the truA gene encoding tRNA pseudouridine(38-40) synthase TruA; the encoded protein is MAEKTKPETINRYFIQLNYKGTRYHGWQIQENANSVQAELNQKLSLMLGETIETTGAGRTDTGVHALYYIAHFDSANLERIAAQFTLKNPWGKDAYQVFVQKLNGFLSPDIAVQQIFKMHPNAHARFDALSRTYEYHITRFKNPFLNDYAYYLRGKLDVELMNRMARELFSYQDFKSFSKTDSGNHTSLCTISRAEWEEKDDLLVFTIKANRFLRNMVRAIVGTLLDAGTGKINRADFKNIIEGKDRRLAGTSVPAKGLFLTFIEYPQKFNLFPLSSDENQVSEQ